A DNA window from Paraburkholderia sp. IMGN_8 contains the following coding sequences:
- a CDS encoding phosphoglycerate mutase family protein: protein MAPTRIMFIRHAEKPGHGVASGVDSNGMADPKSLTPRGWQRAGALVRYFSPLRETEPVATIKPSTIFAAGIDMGDPSRRPIETVTPLFEFLKSQGPIELITQHLKADHQALVDDVLSREGVVLVAWEHREIPALISLLPNRPKTPESWPGDRFDVTWLFDNTPDGWTFSQMPQLLLAGDTTEPIL from the coding sequence ATGGCCCCGACCCGCATCATGTTCATTCGTCACGCAGAGAAGCCGGGGCACGGCGTCGCATCAGGGGTCGACTCAAACGGCATGGCTGACCCGAAGAGTTTGACTCCCCGGGGATGGCAGAGGGCAGGTGCCTTGGTTCGGTACTTTTCCCCGCTTCGCGAAACGGAGCCTGTCGCCACCATCAAACCGAGCACGATATTCGCAGCAGGGATTGATATGGGCGATCCCAGCCGACGCCCGATTGAGACTGTAACGCCTCTCTTCGAGTTCTTAAAGTCACAGGGACCGATCGAGCTGATTACACAACATCTGAAGGCAGACCACCAGGCGCTGGTCGATGATGTGCTTTCGCGTGAGGGGGTGGTGCTCGTCGCATGGGAGCATAGGGAGATTCCAGCGTTGATCTCTCTTCTTCCGAACAGGCCGAAAACACCAGAATCATGGCCAGGCGATCGATTCGACGTGACATGGCTATTCGACAATACCCCCGATGGGTGGACGTTTAGCCAAATGCCGCAACTTCTGCTGGCAGGAGACACGACCGAGCCGATTTTGTGA
- a CDS encoding phospholipase D-like domain-containing protein, translated as MRERAIMRNRKESGGLVVKAISGTYVVLLGWDVAKANEAGLLGIAIQRTDETENETYWLRGMKIFPDAKPLPPGGTASSLEQPFQSFQWADYSAKPGRKYTYTLTAMYGSPGALTPGASVTILIETEPEDSGVHSVYFNRGAIASQEYARRFQDRAPNEVGQAAYDWLSRGLFEAITGFIAKATDGTFGIRVAMYEFQWAGVLQALKSAADRGANVQVVYDAINNAKEDPVRRNDEAIDGANIRALCRGFTNGRIMHNKFIVLLKDEKPVEVLTGSTNWTENGIFGHLNCAHVVSDPAVSRAYLDYWTQLSENPDTAVMRSWDDDNAPAPSNPPEDGVSKVFSPQKGVATLQRYSQIAGSANGALFMTFAFGMNQDFLKLYKQDGEVLRFALMDKEGAGRNLDQAKQDIESLRAVKSTVVAIGQNVTLNRFDRWLKERDGLPSGEFVRWVHTKFMLVDPLSDDPIVVTGSGNFSADSVESNHENMLVIRGSQRVADIYLTEFMRQFSSYAFRDAVFDAISAGNKEFQPQFLATDSMWINRYSESGSAGALRRAYFSK; from the coding sequence ATGAGAGAGAGGGCAATCATGCGGAACAGGAAAGAATCCGGCGGCCTAGTCGTCAAGGCTATCTCTGGAACTTACGTCGTACTTCTTGGATGGGACGTAGCGAAGGCCAATGAGGCCGGACTGCTCGGGATCGCCATTCAGCGAACCGACGAAACCGAGAACGAAACGTATTGGCTTCGCGGGATGAAGATCTTTCCCGATGCAAAGCCTTTACCTCCCGGAGGCACTGCATCTAGCCTGGAGCAACCGTTTCAATCTTTTCAATGGGCGGATTACTCCGCGAAGCCTGGTCGCAAGTACACGTACACGTTGACTGCAATGTACGGTTCGCCGGGAGCGCTGACGCCCGGGGCGTCGGTGACTATCCTGATCGAAACTGAACCTGAAGATAGCGGCGTCCACAGCGTCTACTTCAATCGAGGAGCGATTGCCTCTCAGGAATATGCGCGCCGTTTCCAGGATAGGGCGCCAAACGAGGTTGGTCAAGCTGCGTACGACTGGTTATCCCGTGGCTTATTTGAGGCAATTACCGGTTTCATAGCGAAGGCAACCGACGGAACGTTCGGCATCCGGGTAGCGATGTACGAGTTTCAGTGGGCCGGCGTGCTTCAGGCGCTGAAGTCGGCTGCTGATCGAGGCGCCAACGTTCAAGTGGTCTACGACGCGATCAACAACGCTAAAGAAGATCCGGTCCGCAGGAATGACGAGGCCATTGATGGAGCCAACATCAGGGCGCTGTGTCGCGGGTTCACAAATGGCCGAATCATGCACAACAAGTTCATTGTGTTACTGAAAGATGAGAAGCCAGTTGAAGTGTTGACCGGCTCTACCAACTGGACGGAAAACGGGATCTTCGGCCACCTCAATTGCGCTCACGTCGTCAGTGATCCAGCTGTGTCACGGGCATACCTCGATTACTGGACCCAACTGTCGGAAAACCCGGATACGGCCGTTATGCGCTCATGGGATGATGACAACGCGCCAGCGCCGAGCAACCCTCCGGAGGATGGTGTTTCAAAGGTCTTTTCGCCACAGAAGGGTGTCGCAACGCTCCAAAGATACTCCCAGATCGCCGGTTCCGCGAATGGTGCGCTATTTATGACGTTCGCCTTTGGAATGAATCAGGATTTCCTGAAATTATACAAGCAGGATGGCGAGGTCTTGCGGTTCGCTCTGATGGATAAAGAAGGTGCCGGCCGCAATCTCGATCAAGCCAAGCAAGATATCGAGTCGCTTCGTGCGGTCAAAAGCACAGTTGTAGCAATAGGTCAAAACGTCACGTTGAACCGCTTCGATCGCTGGTTGAAAGAGCGCGATGGATTGCCATCCGGCGAATTTGTGCGCTGGGTGCATACCAAGTTCATGCTTGTCGACCCTTTATCTGATGATCCCATCGTAGTGACGGGGTCGGGAAATTTCAGCGCAGACAGTGTTGAAAGCAATCATGAAAATATGCTGGTGATTAGAGGGAGTCAACGAGTAGCTGACATTTACCTGACCGAATTTATGCGGCAGTTCTCCAGTTACGCGTTTCGCGATGCCGTGTTCGATGCAATAAGTGCTGGTAACAAGGAGTTCCAGCCTCAGTTTTTGGCCACCGACTCGATGTGGATCAATCGGTATTCAGAGTCGGGTTCTGCAGGCGCACTGCGAAGGGCGTACTTTTCGAAATAG
- a CDS encoding 5'-methylthioadenosine/S-adenosylhomocysteine nucleosidase, producing the protein MTPEQEFRPLYLDAVNRNGESLTGVEFTISTDAGEIVGSVVKQYMGFIRQFVSPPTATVSITAKFNNVELPPVKLTPSRSDWTFKFSSVAPLSVLIVCALPLETQAVLKTFDAVDDKRISGGPGDPNSYRTGCYRSIDGFERRVLLATSGMGNSNAAILAIHALRSFHKELKHVIMVGIAGGCPSPKNPSEHVRLGDVVVADERGIIQYDFVKRTIAGDENRAHPQKPDRRLVNAVHELEVDDANSSSSWKALIKNVAQKDAVFKRPSARSDVLYEGRLKIPHPPQSNRRAGEPLVHRGAIGSANILLKDPSSRDRIRDKWNVRAIEMEGSGVQDAAWSMEQDIMVVRGVCDYCDSHKNDTWQRYAALAAASYTRGLLESLPETFFS; encoded by the coding sequence ATGACGCCCGAACAAGAGTTCAGACCTTTATACCTTGATGCCGTCAATCGTAACGGCGAATCGCTCACGGGCGTTGAATTTACGATAAGTACCGATGCAGGCGAAATCGTAGGATCGGTGGTCAAGCAATATATGGGGTTTATAAGACAGTTCGTCAGCCCCCCAACCGCCACGGTCTCGATAACGGCCAAGTTTAACAATGTCGAGTTGCCACCTGTTAAATTGACGCCGTCCCGATCTGACTGGACGTTTAAGTTCTCGAGTGTCGCTCCGCTTTCTGTACTAATAGTCTGTGCTTTGCCGCTCGAGACGCAGGCAGTCCTGAAAACCTTCGATGCAGTTGACGACAAGCGAATCAGTGGCGGACCTGGCGATCCTAACTCGTACCGAACCGGTTGCTACCGCTCGATCGATGGCTTCGAGCGTCGGGTATTACTTGCTACCTCTGGTATGGGGAACAGCAATGCAGCTATTTTAGCAATTCATGCATTGAGAAGCTTCCACAAGGAACTGAAGCACGTAATAATGGTCGGGATCGCCGGCGGGTGTCCGAGTCCAAAAAACCCATCTGAGCATGTTCGCCTCGGCGACGTTGTCGTGGCTGACGAACGCGGCATCATTCAATATGACTTTGTTAAACGCACAATCGCCGGCGACGAAAATCGCGCCCATCCACAGAAGCCCGACCGGAGGTTGGTGAATGCTGTACATGAACTCGAGGTCGACGATGCGAACTCAAGTTCATCGTGGAAAGCCTTGATCAAGAATGTTGCACAAAAGGACGCCGTCTTCAAGAGACCCTCCGCACGAAGCGATGTCTTGTATGAAGGCCGTCTCAAAATCCCTCATCCTCCCCAGTCGAACAGGCGGGCGGGTGAACCTTTGGTGCATCGAGGCGCAATCGGTAGCGCAAATATCTTGTTGAAAGATCCCTCCTCCCGGGACCGGATTAGAGACAAGTGGAATGTACGGGCAATTGAAATGGAAGGGAGTGGCGTGCAAGACGCAGCATGGTCCATGGAGCAGGACATAATGGTCGTTCGCGGAGTCTGCGATTATTGCGACAGCCACAAGAACGATACCTGGCAGCGCTACGCCGCCTTGGCGGCTGCGTCATATACAAGAGGCCTCCTGGAATCCTTGCCGGAAACCTTCTTCTCCTAG
- a CDS encoding alkaline phosphatase family protein, translating to MAKEFVLCDHWFSDVPGPTVPNRAFVHAATSQGYTDNAGWKPELNCDTIYDRLKSSGKSWRVYYHDHNDVTELYPGLAKTVGNNVLFDESFLSDVAGDRLASYSFITPAFMSSPQQPVNSMHAPADVRPAEKLVADVYTALQAHEEVWKKALLIIVFDECGGYFDHVRPPATVSPDDIPGHTDKPYLVPFDFQRLGLRVPCILVSPWFEAQVDSTEYSHSTIPGSVIEAFQLGDFLTKRDKGAAKLTQKYLLGGARRQWRTQTPTVTVPVQPPAMDPTQQEILEGAVNLDPHPENRNNLRTRDIRDPMQAKQFVQTQVAKHLEHYFASAGQGDAAEHLAADRQPASSTVSAARINELKLSSGKPSRTDPRP from the coding sequence TTGGCCAAAGAATTTGTTCTATGTGACCACTGGTTTTCAGACGTTCCCGGGCCAACGGTCCCTAACCGCGCGTTTGTTCATGCCGCAACGTCGCAAGGTTATACAGATAACGCGGGTTGGAAGCCGGAGCTCAACTGCGACACGATCTACGACCGGTTGAAATCGAGCGGCAAGAGTTGGCGTGTCTACTATCACGACCACAATGATGTTACGGAGCTGTATCCGGGGTTGGCAAAGACGGTCGGGAACAATGTGCTGTTTGACGAAAGCTTTTTGAGCGATGTCGCCGGTGACAGACTGGCGAGCTACTCGTTCATCACGCCGGCTTTCATGAGCTCGCCGCAACAGCCGGTTAATAGCATGCACGCGCCGGCGGACGTCCGGCCGGCCGAGAAGCTGGTCGCAGACGTGTACACGGCCTTACAGGCTCACGAGGAGGTGTGGAAGAAAGCTCTCCTGATCATAGTTTTCGACGAGTGCGGTGGCTACTTCGACCATGTGAGACCACCAGCGACTGTCTCACCGGATGACATTCCTGGACATACTGACAAGCCTTACCTGGTTCCTTTTGACTTCCAGCGCCTCGGTCTTCGCGTGCCATGTATATTGGTTTCTCCCTGGTTCGAAGCACAGGTTGACTCGACGGAGTACAGCCACTCAACGATTCCCGGATCAGTAATCGAAGCTTTTCAACTAGGTGACTTCCTGACAAAGCGCGACAAGGGCGCGGCGAAGCTAACACAAAAGTACCTGCTGGGCGGCGCCAGAAGACAGTGGCGCACCCAAACTCCGACAGTGACCGTGCCGGTTCAGCCCCCAGCCATGGATCCGACGCAGCAGGAAATTCTGGAAGGGGCAGTGAATCTGGACCCTCATCCGGAGAACCGGAACAACTTGCGCACTCGGGATATCCGCGATCCGATGCAGGCGAAACAATTCGTTCAAACCCAAGTCGCCAAGCATCTTGAGCATTATTTTGCCTCGGCAGGCCAAGGGGACGCCGCCGAACATCTTGCAGCCGATCGTCAGCCGGCTTCGTCAACCGTCAGTGCCGCACGCATCAACGAACTCAAGCTTTCGAGTGGCAAACCGAGCCGCACTGACCCTCGTCCGTAG
- the tnpB gene encoding IS66 family insertion sequence element accessory protein TnpB (TnpB, as the term is used for proteins encoded by IS66 family insertion elements, is considered an accessory protein, since TnpC, encoded by a neighboring gene, is a DDE family transposase.), which yields MLIAADVRAHICRDTVDLRKAIDGLSYLVEPLLAQNPASDNLFVFVGRDRSKVKVLYWDRTGFALWYNRLERGRFVWPHAQTYNRANCESARCCALIAMLQ from the coding sequence GTGCTGATCGCAGCCGATGTTCGAGCCCACATCTGCCGCGATACGGTCGACCTGCGCAAAGCAATCGACGGCCTGTCGTACCTCGTCGAGCCTCTGCTTGCCCAGAACCCAGCCTCGGATAACCTGTTCGTGTTTGTCGGGCGCGATCGCTCGAAGGTTAAGGTTCTTTACTGGGATCGCACTGGCTTCGCGCTCTGGTACAACCGGCTCGAACGCGGCCGTTTTGTCTGGCCACACGCTCAGACATATAACCGAGCGAACTGTGAGTCCGCTCGATGTTGCGCTCTAATCGCCATGCTTCAATGA
- a CDS encoding nuclease-related domain-containing protein — MSVETVERLLDQAYLRWPIPHPNSGLSTWYCLTASEDMQRNFFVGMAAPLPSAQLVFYIDKYKYSMRYALQRIARESTDGSWAPVPRKVLPKHYIAASKLMVAGVDYSSVAQLCSALHAKTAFAVETSDSWRLTVDFEHHDKSYVALEFFGIGKNEETDPATRLFTWISAPALAPDVVRRIAGSVHSERELLFYTFRGVLAKELARYYPRAPRIIPESWRFPWGSQADTSELLAALGLRCLYHVVAIHFGAAAEGVRGGGPSNLLLVISHDELVANLERLSGVSKNTARDFVSRLTLGNRTQSPDPALQPIVPLGAKMLAIPCIHFLSSHAERNVLSLMARTETVQFNSQSSLFEKGMVGRLAATASVPANCAMLVNRTFRGGGTEEEIDVLLIDEGSHHILVCELRWILPPGDPKEVRNRKSECLKKVRQVRRKVDWIANNSDAIAQRALGPGPVAAGSCLWTVSGVVLIEGYGGTRSPDARFPIMPIGLFTRGLNIAASLASVTQWISGMSWLPIEQQHFGSSDVEVDIGTEKPLIVEGLSSIVPLDVYLADALKSLHKRSESFGGAVEKIGVPE, encoded by the coding sequence ATGAGCGTTGAAACCGTTGAGCGGCTGCTCGACCAGGCGTATCTGCGCTGGCCGATCCCTCACCCAAATAGTGGGCTGTCGACGTGGTACTGCCTCACCGCCTCGGAAGACATGCAGCGGAACTTCTTCGTTGGGATGGCTGCGCCGCTTCCAAGCGCGCAATTGGTTTTTTACATCGATAAATACAAGTATTCGATGAGGTATGCGCTTCAGCGTATCGCACGTGAGTCGACCGATGGCTCGTGGGCACCGGTACCCAGAAAAGTCTTACCCAAGCATTACATAGCCGCCAGCAAGCTGATGGTTGCGGGAGTGGACTACTCTTCAGTGGCACAATTATGTTCGGCACTGCACGCGAAGACCGCGTTTGCCGTCGAGACGTCGGACAGTTGGCGACTCACCGTCGACTTCGAGCATCACGACAAGTCCTACGTCGCGCTAGAATTCTTTGGTATCGGGAAAAACGAAGAAACCGACCCTGCGACACGTCTCTTCACGTGGATAAGTGCTCCCGCATTGGCTCCTGACGTCGTGCGCAGAATCGCCGGAAGTGTCCACTCCGAGCGTGAACTGTTGTTTTACACCTTTCGTGGCGTGCTGGCTAAGGAGCTTGCTCGATACTATCCGAGGGCGCCGCGAATAATTCCCGAGTCGTGGCGATTCCCATGGGGAAGTCAGGCCGATACGTCGGAGCTGTTGGCAGCGCTCGGACTTCGATGCTTATACCATGTGGTCGCCATTCACTTTGGTGCCGCTGCCGAGGGAGTTCGTGGCGGCGGTCCATCGAACCTGCTTCTCGTCATTTCTCACGATGAGCTCGTCGCGAACCTTGAGCGACTGAGCGGGGTATCAAAAAACACCGCGAGAGATTTCGTTAGTCGACTTACGCTGGGAAACCGGACCCAATCGCCTGACCCTGCATTGCAGCCGATTGTGCCTCTTGGGGCGAAAATGCTTGCTATCCCGTGCATTCATTTTCTATCTTCACATGCTGAGCGCAACGTGCTCAGCCTGATGGCCCGCACCGAAACAGTTCAGTTCAATTCTCAGAGCAGTCTCTTCGAAAAGGGGATGGTAGGTCGACTGGCTGCGACGGCGTCGGTGCCGGCCAACTGCGCAATGCTAGTCAATAGAACGTTCAGGGGCGGAGGGACGGAGGAGGAAATCGACGTTCTTCTGATCGACGAGGGGTCGCACCATATTCTCGTATGCGAACTTCGTTGGATTTTGCCACCGGGTGACCCTAAAGAGGTACGCAACCGCAAGAGCGAATGTCTGAAGAAGGTGCGGCAAGTGCGAAGGAAGGTCGATTGGATCGCAAACAACTCGGATGCTATTGCTCAAAGGGCGCTTGGGCCCGGGCCAGTGGCCGCTGGGAGCTGCCTCTGGACTGTGAGCGGTGTCGTTCTCATTGAAGGTTACGGTGGGACCCGAAGTCCTGACGCTCGCTTTCCCATAATGCCAATTGGACTTTTCACTCGAGGCCTGAATATTGCAGCCTCATTGGCGTCGGTCACCCAGTGGATTTCCGGGATGTCGTGGTTGCCAATAGAGCAACAACATTTCGGTTCGAGCGACGTAGAGGTCGATATTGGTACAGAAAAACCCTTGATCGTCGAAGGCCTCAGTTCTATCGTACCGCTAGATGTATATCTCGCAGACGCTCTGAAGAGCCTCCACAAGCGCTCCGAATCCTTCGGCGGGGCGGTCGAGAAAATCGGCGTCCCTGAGTGA
- a CDS encoding H-NS family nucleoid-associated regulatory protein, which translates to MATLEQIQNRVKKLQAQADALIAKKVQEAVDQIRGLMLKYGLTTADIEPSAKVRRETKTPGRKAIGATAVSIAKYRDPHTGATWTGHGRAPAWIANAKDRSKFLADGVNESATASTQKSSTKKSAAAVNGAGHTGQPKGKQPAKYINRKTGATWSGRGPAPAWLAGAKDRTKFLIESDAESTPSVPKEAVAQKIGRKNAVAAKKGVAKKAVAAKKSTGKKAVAKKALPTPRLKNAATKKAVARKRVTGKAKATVADVVATSESPVEQAVA; encoded by the coding sequence ATGGCGACGCTAGAACAAATCCAGAATCGGGTGAAGAAGCTTCAGGCGCAAGCAGACGCATTGATCGCGAAAAAAGTGCAGGAGGCAGTCGATCAGATTCGAGGACTCATGTTGAAGTATGGTTTGACGACGGCGGACATTGAGCCGAGTGCAAAGGTTCGACGTGAAACGAAGACCCCGGGCCGCAAAGCTATAGGTGCCACGGCTGTGTCTATAGCGAAATACCGTGACCCACATACCGGCGCGACATGGACCGGTCACGGACGTGCGCCTGCCTGGATTGCAAATGCAAAGGACCGTAGCAAGTTCCTGGCTGATGGTGTGAACGAATCCGCGACTGCGAGTACTCAAAAATCGTCTACGAAGAAGTCGGCGGCCGCTGTGAACGGCGCAGGACATACGGGACAACCGAAAGGCAAGCAGCCGGCGAAGTACATTAACCGGAAGACGGGCGCCACTTGGAGCGGACGGGGTCCCGCGCCCGCGTGGCTTGCAGGTGCGAAAGATCGCACGAAGTTTCTGATTGAATCGGACGCTGAGTCAACGCCATCTGTTCCTAAAGAAGCGGTGGCTCAGAAGATCGGGCGCAAGAATGCGGTTGCGGCGAAGAAGGGTGTCGCAAAGAAGGCGGTCGCAGCGAAGAAGTCGACGGGCAAGAAGGCTGTTGCGAAAAAGGCGCTGCCCACTCCGAGACTCAAGAATGCCGCGACCAAGAAGGCAGTCGCCCGCAAGCGCGTCACAGGCAAGGCAAAGGCGACCGTGGCTGACGTTGTTGCAACGTCGGAGTCGCCGGTCGAGCAGGCGGTCGCATAA
- a CDS encoding DUF262 domain-containing HNH endonuclease family protein: MSNSHEIKSEKILVKDIFSNMWFRIPEYQRPYIWSRDEVNDLLDDLSFALAEKPDQEYFLGSFVFQSKRANPGLGQDFDENDLLDGQQRMTTLFLLFACLRDLSTSSNVRASCQRSIFQQGDDIDEIPERTRIVFAIRKDVQDFVDEFVKVDGGTNRETELEQLATRSEAPSIRNMARAILEIRRYLSDPEQPVVLEEFLKFLRNRVLLIYIATEDLDDAFRLFTVLNARGVPLRNSDILKSMNLGAVAREIDKTRCAELWEDAESELGDDFDRFLNYLRTILLKDKARLNLLQEFEQKIYDPKEKDRATGQKKPALLTKGKETFEFIERYLDHYARLLGGENYDETDASFECDNLIKVMLTGLPSTDWIPPALRFFDRFKHRRLFEFLTLLDNKFSADWIAQYTPTERIDNMNQIIRVVESARSPDDVLNDACFGIDAAGVDRAIEAAVYGRRFTRYLLIKLDYLYHDHAHRMAFESLSVEHVLPQHPAPESQWRRDFTDEQRVEWTNRLGNLVLITTKKNTAQGNADYDVKLKKYFSKKINTCPNSLRVLKNARWTPAELMENHRIVLNRLRTHYRIA; this comes from the coding sequence ATGTCAAACAGTCACGAAATCAAAAGCGAGAAGATCCTCGTCAAGGATATTTTCTCCAACATGTGGTTCCGCATCCCTGAATATCAGAGGCCTTACATCTGGTCGCGCGACGAAGTCAACGATCTGCTCGACGACCTTTCCTTCGCTCTCGCAGAAAAGCCGGATCAGGAGTACTTCCTCGGATCATTTGTATTTCAGTCGAAGCGCGCAAACCCAGGACTCGGCCAGGACTTTGACGAGAACGACCTTCTCGACGGCCAGCAGCGGATGACGACACTGTTTCTACTGTTCGCATGTTTGCGCGACCTTTCTACAAGTAGCAATGTGCGAGCGAGTTGTCAGCGCTCGATTTTCCAGCAGGGCGATGACATCGACGAGATCCCGGAGCGCACACGCATCGTCTTTGCTATCCGGAAGGACGTTCAGGATTTCGTCGACGAGTTTGTGAAGGTGGACGGAGGTACCAACCGTGAGACAGAGCTTGAACAGCTTGCGACCCGGTCCGAAGCCCCGTCCATCCGGAACATGGCTCGTGCAATTCTAGAAATTCGACGTTATCTCAGCGACCCAGAGCAGCCCGTGGTATTGGAGGAATTCCTTAAGTTCCTGCGCAACCGCGTTCTCCTCATCTACATCGCGACCGAGGACCTTGACGACGCATTCCGGCTCTTCACCGTTCTAAACGCCCGAGGCGTGCCTCTGCGCAACAGTGACATTTTGAAGTCAATGAATCTCGGAGCCGTTGCGCGGGAAATTGACAAGACACGGTGTGCCGAACTTTGGGAAGACGCGGAAAGCGAGCTCGGCGACGATTTCGACCGTTTCCTGAATTATCTACGCACCATTCTCCTGAAGGACAAGGCAAGGTTGAACCTGCTGCAGGAATTTGAGCAGAAAATTTACGATCCGAAGGAAAAGGACAGGGCTACTGGCCAGAAGAAGCCGGCATTGCTAACGAAAGGTAAGGAGACGTTTGAGTTCATTGAGCGCTATCTCGACCACTATGCTCGACTGCTAGGCGGAGAGAATTACGACGAGACGGACGCGAGCTTTGAATGCGACAACCTGATCAAAGTCATGCTAACAGGCCTTCCCTCCACGGACTGGATTCCCCCTGCCCTGCGCTTTTTCGACCGTTTCAAGCATCGTCGTCTCTTCGAATTTTTGACCCTATTGGACAATAAATTCTCTGCAGACTGGATTGCTCAGTATACGCCGACTGAACGGATCGACAACATGAACCAGATCATTCGGGTCGTCGAAAGTGCGCGTAGTCCAGATGACGTTCTCAACGACGCGTGTTTTGGCATTGACGCCGCCGGTGTCGATCGCGCTATCGAGGCTGCCGTCTATGGCCGCCGTTTCACCCGATATCTACTCATCAAGCTTGATTATCTCTACCACGACCACGCACACCGGATGGCGTTCGAGTCGCTTTCCGTCGAACATGTGTTACCTCAACACCCTGCACCCGAAAGTCAATGGCGCAGGGACTTCACAGACGAACAACGCGTGGAATGGACAAACCGGCTTGGCAATCTTGTACTCATCACCACGAAGAAGAACACTGCGCAAGGCAACGCAGACTACGATGTCAAGCTGAAGAAGTATTTCTCCAAGAAAATCAATACCTGCCCGAACTCCCTGCGTGTACTCAAAAATGCGCGGTGGACTCCTGCTGAATTGATGGAAAATCACCGGATTGTGCTTAACAGACTACGAACGCACTATCGCATCGCTTGA
- a CDS encoding alkaline phosphatase family protein, whose protein sequence is MGDLLFDHVVVLMLENRSFDHLFGYLGKGEGVGGLSPEATTNYLQPGKATTTAFHVRKGGDFTAVGGGPSHSLKQTNEQLFGKTDVGVNAKAADATLDGFVASFRATLAHDLKREPTESELQQVMNC, encoded by the coding sequence ATGGGCGACCTACTTTTTGACCACGTCGTGGTACTTATGCTGGAGAACCGATCCTTCGATCATCTGTTCGGCTATCTCGGGAAGGGGGAGGGTGTCGGCGGCCTTTCTCCAGAGGCGACGACCAACTACCTTCAGCCGGGGAAAGCAACCACGACCGCATTTCACGTGCGTAAAGGCGGAGATTTCACAGCTGTGGGCGGTGGCCCCTCGCACTCCCTGAAACAGACAAACGAACAGCTATTCGGAAAGACTGACGTAGGCGTCAATGCGAAGGCGGCCGACGCGACACTCGACGGCTTTGTGGCGTCTTTCCGAGCCACGCTGGCGCATGACCTGAAGCGTGAGCCAACGGAAAGCGAACTGCAGCAGGTAATGAATTGCTGA